From the genome of Vicia villosa cultivar HV-30 ecotype Madison, WI linkage group LG2, Vvil1.0, whole genome shotgun sequence, one region includes:
- the LOC131646069 gene encoding sugar transport protein 12-like gives MTAESSTKMDHPEEKYPGKLTFRVIITCVMAASGGLIFGYDHGVSGGVTSMDSFLKRFFPSVYEQEANLKPSSDQYCKFNSQILTLFTSSLYISALISGLGASNITRALGRRATMILGGLFFVSGALLNGLAVNMAMLIVGRLLLGFGIGCANQSVPIYVSEMAPYKYRGGLNMCFQLSITIGIFSANLCNYYFSKLLNGEGWRLSLGLGAVPAVIFVVGSFCLPDSPNSLVARGHHEAARKELVKIRGTNDVDAEFKEIITASEASDKVKHPWRSLFERKYRPQLVFAILIPFFQQFTGLNVITFYAPILFRTIGFGSQASLMSAAIIGSFKPVSTLISMYVVDKFGRRALFIEGGAQMLICQILMTIAIAVTFGTSGNPGKLPKWYAVVIVAIICVYVSGYAWSWGPLGWLVPSEIFPLEIRSAAQSVTVSVNMISTFFIAQFFTSMLCHFKFGLFIFFGCFVVLMTFVIYKFLPETKGIPLEEMNMVWKKHPYWGKFLEAENKKQVSMTESRG, from the exons ATGACAGCGGAATCGTCAACGAAAATGGATCATCCGGAAGAAAAGTATCCCGGAAAACTCACCTTTAGAGTCATCATCACTTGTGTCATGGCAGCAAGTGGTGGATTAATATTTGGTTATGATCATGGTGTTTCAG GTGGAGTGACATCAATGGATtcatttttgaaaagattctttcCGTCTGTTTATGAACAGGAGGCAAATCTAAAACCTTCTTCAGACCAATATTGCAAATTCAACAGTCAGATTCTAACACTGTTTACATCTTCCCTTTATATAAGTGCCCTTATTTCTggtcttggggcatcaaacataACGAGAGCTTTGGGGAGGAGGGCAACTATGATTTTGGGTGGACTGTTCTTCGTGTCGGGTGCATTACTTAATGGATTAGCCGTGAACATGGCGATGCTTATTGTTGGTAGGTTGTTGCTTGGTTTTGGCATTGGATGCGCCAATCAG TCTGTTCCAATCTATGTCTCAGAAATGGCACCTTATAAATACAGGGGAGGTCTAAACATGTGTTTCCAATTGTCAATTACTATTGGTATATTTTCAGCAAATCTCTGCAACTACTACTTTTCAAAGTTACTGAATGGTGAAGGATGGCGATTAAGCTTGGGGCTAGGTGCTGTACCTGCGGTGATTTTTGTTGTAGGCTCATTTTGTCTTCCTGATTCCCCAAACTCACTTGTTGCACGTGGTCATCATGAAGCTGCAAGAAAGGAGCTTGTGAAAATTCGCGGCACTAATGATGTTGATGCAGAGTTTAAAGAAATTATTACTGCTAGTGAAGCCTCGGATAAAGTGAAACACCCTTGGAGATCATTGTTTGAGAGAAAATATAGGCCACAACTTGTTTTCGCCATATTGATTCCTTTCTTTCAACAGTTCACTGGATTGAATGTGATCACATTCTATGCTCCCATTTTATTCAGAACAATTGGTTTTGGAAGTCAAGCCTCACTCATGTCTGCGGCAATTATTGGAAGCTTTAAACCTGTTTCCACTTTGATTTCAATGTATGTTGTAGATAAATTTGGACGACGCGCCCTTTTCATTGAAGGTGGTGCTCAAATGTTAATTTGTCAG ATTCTGATGACAATTGCTATTGCTGTCACATTTGGCACAAGTGGGAACCCTGGGAAACTACCTAAGTGGTATGCAGTTGTTATCGTTGCGATAATCTGTGTATATGTTTCAGGTTACGCTTGGTCTTGGGGACCTCTAGGATGGTTAGTACCTAGCGAAATATTTCCTCTCGAAATTCGATCTGCTGCTCAGAGTGTCACAGTTAGTGTCAACATGATCAGCACTTTTTTCATAGCTCAGTTCTTCACTTCAATGCTTTGTCACTTCAAGTTCGGTTTGTTCATCTTCTTTGGATGCTTTGTGGTCCTCATGACTTTCGTCATCTACAAGTTTTTGCCAGAAACAAAAGGTATCCCACTTGAGGAAATGAATATGGTTTGGAAGAAACATCCCTATTGGGGAAAGTTTTTGGaggcagaaaataagaaacaAGTTTCCATGACAGAAAGCAGAGGTTGA